TACACCAATGTCATAATAATGATGATATACAATATGTTGTCCATCAATTCTAGCATTGATGATGGGAAATGCTTTCAATGCTTCCACAACAGCTTTCACAAAAAATGACATAAATCCCAGCTTGACTCCATGCCTTTTTTCAAATCGTTCATTATAACGTTGCCGCAGTTCGATGATGGTGGACATGTCGGCTTCGTTGAAGGTGGTCAGCGTCGCGGTCGTTTGCTGGCTTTCCAGAAGCCGCTCGGCAATGCGGCGGCGGATGTGACTCATCGGTTCGCGCGTGACAGACCGCCCAGTAGGAGTAGCTCCAGCCGAGGGAGCGGAAACAGAAGGGGGAGAAAGAGACGGGGCTAACGAGGCGGAGGCTGAAGGCGGAGCTAGAGGACCTGGAGTGGAGCCGTCGCCGCCAGGAGAGGGAGGGAGAGTGGAAGCTCCAGCGCTCGTAGCCGCGGGGGTGCGCTGGGCCATAGCCGCGAGCACATCCCCCTTGGTGATTCGCCCTCCCGGTCCGGTTCCCGTGACTTCAGCAGCGCTAAGTTGGGCTTCCGCGAGCAGTCGCGCGGCCGCCGGCGAAGAACGAGGAGTCACCGGAGAAGGTGAAAGCGGTGGCGGAGGCACCGGGCCGCTTGACGGACCAATTCCAGGGGCTGTTACTGGGGGAACGGTGCTCTTTTCAGCTTGTGCCGATCGGTCCGGAGGGAGTGTTTCAGCCAGGGGTGGGATATCTGCGGGGCGGGACTCAGCCGATGCTGTCGCTTCCGTGTCAATTACAGCGAGGACTGTACCAATGCGTACTGTTTCCCCTTCACGCACGCGCCAGCTTAGCTTACCAGCCGCGGGAGCGGGAAGTTCCTGAGTGGCTTTATCGGTTCCCAATTCGGCCACAGGTTCATCCGCA
This genomic interval from Thermogemmata fonticola contains the following:
- the odhB gene encoding 2-oxoglutarate dehydrogenase complex dihydrolipoyllysine-residue succinyltransferase, yielding MPQIELVVPALGESISEVTLNRWLKPDGAWVRADEPVAELGTDKATQELPAPAAGKLSWRVREGETVRIGTVLAVIDTEATASAESRPADIPPLAETLPPDRSAQAEKSTVPPVTAPGIGPSSGPVPPPPLSPSPVTPRSSPAAARLLAEAQLSAAEVTGTGPGGRITKGDVLAAMAQRTPAATSAGASTLPPSPGGDGSTPGPLAPPSASASLAPSLSPPSVSAPSAGATPTGRSVTREPMSHIRRRIAERLLESQQTTATLTTFNEADMSTIIELRQRYNERFEKRHGVKLGFMSFFVKAVVEALKAFPIINARIDGQHIVYHHYYDIGVAVSTDRGLIVPVIRDADRLSFAQIESAIAELARKAREGRITLQDLEGGTFTITNGGVFGSLLSTPILNPPQSAILGMHAIQKRAVVVQDQIAIRPMMYLALSYDHRLIDGREAVQFLVRVKECIENPAVLMLDLP